In one window of Gadus chalcogrammus isolate NIFS_2021 chromosome 12, NIFS_Gcha_1.0, whole genome shotgun sequence DNA:
- the mafaa gene encoding transcription factor MafAa, whose product MATDLAMSTELPNSPLAIEYVNDFDLMKFEVKKEPPESERYCHRLPPGSLSSTPISTPCSSVPSSPSFCAPSPGGVQPNQGLGNGGLGSGGNNNNNSSSNNSNSSSGGNNSQNGGGKPQLEDLYWIPGYQHHINPEALNLTPEDAVEALIGNAHHHHHHHHQAYEGFRGGQQYAGEDLSAASAAHHHHHHQSHHHGHHHGHHARLEDRFSDDQLVSMTVRELNRQLRGFSKEEVIRLKQKRRTLKNRGYAQSCRYKRVQQRHMLETEKCTLQSQVEQLKQDVARLAKERDLYKEKYEKLAGRGYSGGGPTNTRDPTVGGHGKQQAEFFM is encoded by the coding sequence ATGGCCACGGACCTCGCCATGAGCACCGAGCTGCCGAACAGCCCGCTGGCCATCGAGTACGTCAACGACTTCGACCTGATGAAGTTCGAGGTGAAGAAGGAACCGCCCGAGTCCGAGCGCTACTGCCACCGCCTCCCGCCGGGCTCCCTGTCCTCCACGCCCATCAGCACCCCCTGCTCCTCCGTGCCTTCGTCGCCCAGCTTCTGCGCCCCCAGCCCGGGCGGGGTGCAGCCCAACCAGGGCCTCGGCAACGGGGGTCTCGGCAGCgggggcaacaacaacaacaacagcagcagcaacaacagcaacagcagcagcggcggGAACAACAGTCAGAACGGCGGGGGCAAGCCGCAGCTGGAGGACCTGTACTGGATCCCGGGCTACCAGCACCACATTAACCCCGAGGCGCTCAACCTCACCCCGGAGGACGCGGTGGAGGCCCTGATCGGCAAcgcgcaccaccaccaccaccaccaccaccaggcctACGAGGGCTTCCGAGGGGGGCAGCAGTACGCCGGGGAGGACCTGTCCGCGGCCTCGGCggcgcaccaccaccaccatcaccagagCCACCACCACGGACACCACCACGGCCACCACGCCCGCCTCGAGGACCGCTTCTCGGACGACCAGCTTGTGAGCATGACGGTGCGGGAGCTCAACCGGCAACTGCGTGGCTTCAGCAAGGAGGAGGTGATCCGTCTAAAGCAGAAGCGGCGCACGCTGAAGAACCGCGGCTACGCGCAGTCGTGCCGCTACAAGCGCGTGCAGCAGAGGCACATGCTCGAGACCGAGAAGTGCACGCTGCAGAGCCAGGTGGAACAGCTGAAGCAGGACGTGGCGCGTCTTGCCAAGGAGCGGGACCTCTACAAGGAGAAGTATGAGAAGCTGGCCGGCCGCGGGTACAGCGGCGGCGGACCCACAAACACTCGAGATCCGACGGTTGGGGGCCACGGGAAGCAGCAGGCCGAGTTCTTCatgtga